Proteins from a genomic interval of Lolium perenne isolate Kyuss_39 chromosome 1, Kyuss_2.0, whole genome shotgun sequence:
- the LOC127302072 gene encoding uncharacterized protein, which produces MLQIRLSKIGSSDSGAAASGATAGASGGAPAKSSAAAVGGAPESVTVACPDHLIIADLAVAKSLGAVTNSAVAATRAIGRRSRRPLGERVHICSRCEFPIAIYGRLIPCEHAFCLACARSDSSCYLCDERIQKIQTVKMMEGIFICAAPMCLKSFLKKAEFESHVPEAHANLLQTNPEKEERNEPDAPNNSRASAGDTQRQSQMPEISTARAPPRPGVSPTSSSHMQDREDRSRYHQSREHTPLRPPMLSKPPSFHGRHSYPPGDNQSENNPPQGFDRPYGWAHDSTPGATPLRQESDHGTQDKQQVMPSSPFMFSPMHPHQQNFMMHMNMNQPLMPNASFNYPVQQDGNPQYFSAPFQMQLPDGGLDQGSVSGAEGLQRPWGMGLMGNPSQGVGGMAFMQAGFGMMPDSSMNPGMQGQADRGGGVQEPMVMQMQMSLPPPPPAQPPSAGQQQTFNRP; this is translated from the exons ATGCTGCAGATCCGCCTGAGTAAGATCGGCTCGTCGGACtccggcgccgccgcctccggcGCGACGGCCGGGGCTTCTGGCGGCGCCCCGGCAAAGTCCTCAGCGGCGGCTGTTGGCGGCGCCCCGGAGTCGGTGACGGTGGCGTGCCCCGACCACCTGATCATCGCGGACCTCGCCGTGGCGAAGAGCCTGGGCGCCGTCACGAACTCCGCCGTCGCCGCGACCCGTGCAATCGGCCGCCGCTCCCGCCGGCCCCTCGGCGAGCGCGTCCACATCTGCTCCCGCTGCGAGTTCCCCATCGCCATTTACGGTCGCCTC ATTCCTTGTGAGCATGCTTTCTGTTTAGCCTGTGCAAGAAGTGATTCCAGCTGCTATCT TTGTGATGAGCGCATTCAGAAAATCCAGACGGTGAAAATGATGGAAGGGATTTTTATCTGCGCTGCACCTATGTGCCTCAAGTCTTTCCTTAAGAAAGCAGAATTTGAGTCTCATGTGCCTGAAGCTCATGCCAACCTCCTCCAAACTAATCCAGAGAAGGAAGAACGTAATGAACCAGATGCTCCGAACAACTCCCGTGCTTCTGCAGGAGATACTCAAAGGCAATCTCAAATGCCTGAAATTTCTACTGCGCGTGCTCCTCCAAGACCTGGTGTATCACCCACTTCAAGTTCACACATGCAAGACCGTGAAGACAGATCTCGTTACCACCAGTCCAGGGAGCACACCCCACTAAGGCCCCCTATGCTAAGCAAACCGCCATCATTCCATGGTCGCCACTCTTATCCACCAGGAGATAATCAGTCTGAaaacaacccacctcaaggatttGATCGGCCCTACGGCTGGGCTCATGACAGTACACCTGGAGCTACTCCACTTCGGCAAGAATCTGACCATGGTACTCAAGACAAGCAGCAAGTGATGCCTAGTTCACCTTTCATGTTCTCTCCAATGCATCCTCATCAACAGAACTTCATGATGCACATGAATATGAATCAGCCTTTGATGCCCAATGCATCATTCAATTATCCTGTCCAACAAGATGGAAATCCGCAGTATTTCAGTGCTCCTTTCCAGATGCAACTTCCAGATGGTGGATTGGATCAAGGTTCCGTGTCGGGGGCTGAGGGGCTTCAGCGGCCGTGGGGCATGGGTTTGATGGGCAATCCATCTcagggagttggtggcatggcctTCATGCAAGCTGGTTTTGGGATGATGCCTGACAGCTCGATGAATCCAGGTATGCAAGGTCAAGCTGaccgtggtggtggtgttcaagaACCTATGGTGATGCAAATGCAGATGTCCCTTCCCCCACCTCCCCCTGCACAACCCCCGTCAGCTGGGCAGCAACAAACTTTCAACAGGCCGTGA